The proteins below are encoded in one region of Qipengyuania sp. HL-TH1:
- a CDS encoding phosphoenolpyruvate carboxykinase: MTFSLSHSLADQGIETSATIHPNMTSEELTAAALERSEGRRAKDGPLVVETGKHTGRSAKDKFIVRNAETEDTVWWDNNASMTPAHFAALKEDFLKAVADKGELFVADLFGGSQPEYRVNVRVINELAWHNQFIRTLLVRPTEAELDGFVPEYTIIDLPGFQADPERHGTRSETVIAVNLEEKLILIGGTKYAGEMKKSVFGILNYLLPAKGVMPMHCSANIGPDGKTAVFFGLSGTGKTTLSADASRTLIGDDEHGWSDTAVFNFEGGCYAKMIRLNPEAEPEIYATTKMEGTVLENVVMNDAGEIDLDDNSLAENTRGAYPLSSIPNTSEKNMGPPPSNVIMLTADAFGVLPPIARLTPDQAMYHFLSGYTAKVAGTEIGVTEPEATFSTCFGAPFMPRHPSVYGNLLKERIAKGEVHCWLVNTGWTGGKYGVGSRMPIKATRALLNAALDGSLNDAEFRKDPNFGFEVPVAVAGVDTGILDPRSTWADKDEYDRTASKLVQLFVDNFEPFAAHVDQGVRDAAPSKSVAA; encoded by the coding sequence GTGACCTTTTCGCTTTCCCATTCGCTTGCCGACCAGGGCATCGAGACTTCCGCCACCATTCATCCCAACATGACGTCGGAAGAGCTGACCGCCGCCGCGCTGGAGCGCAGCGAGGGCCGCCGCGCCAAGGACGGTCCGCTGGTGGTCGAAACGGGCAAGCACACGGGCCGCAGCGCGAAGGACAAGTTCATCGTCCGCAACGCCGAAACCGAAGACACCGTATGGTGGGACAACAATGCCTCGATGACGCCGGCGCATTTCGCCGCGCTCAAGGAAGATTTCCTCAAGGCGGTGGCGGACAAGGGCGAGCTTTTCGTCGCCGACCTGTTCGGCGGCTCGCAGCCCGAGTACCGGGTCAATGTCCGGGTGATCAACGAACTCGCGTGGCACAACCAGTTCATCCGCACGCTGCTGGTGCGCCCGACCGAGGCCGAGCTCGACGGCTTCGTGCCCGAATACACCATCATCGACCTGCCCGGCTTCCAGGCCGACCCCGAACGCCACGGCACGCGCAGCGAGACCGTGATCGCGGTCAATCTCGAAGAAAAGCTGATCCTGATCGGCGGCACCAAATATGCCGGCGAGATGAAGAAGAGCGTCTTCGGCATTCTCAACTACCTGCTGCCCGCCAAGGGCGTGATGCCGATGCACTGCAGCGCCAACATCGGCCCCGACGGCAAGACCGCGGTGTTCTTCGGCCTGTCGGGCACCGGCAAGACCACGCTGTCGGCCGATGCCAGCCGCACGCTGATCGGCGATGACGAGCATGGCTGGTCGGATACGGCGGTCTTCAACTTCGAAGGCGGCTGCTACGCCAAGATGATTCGTCTCAACCCCGAGGCCGAGCCGGAAATCTACGCCACCACCAAGATGGAAGGCACCGTGCTCGAAAACGTCGTGATGAACGATGCAGGCGAGATCGACCTCGACGACAACAGCCTCGCCGAGAACACCCGCGGTGCCTATCCGCTGTCGTCGATTCCGAACACCTCGGAAAAGAACATGGGCCCGCCGCCCTCCAACGTCATCATGCTGACTGCCGATGCCTTCGGCGTGCTGCCCCCGATCGCGCGGCTGACGCCCGATCAGGCGATGTATCACTTCCTCTCGGGCTACACCGCCAAGGTCGCGGGCACCGAAATCGGCGTGACCGAACCCGAAGCCACCTTCAGCACCTGCTTCGGCGCGCCCTTCATGCCGCGCCACCCCAGCGTCTACGGCAATTTGCTCAAAGAACGCATCGCCAAGGGCGAAGTGCATTGCTGGCTGGTCAACACCGGCTGGACCGGCGGCAAGTACGGCGTGGGCAGCCGGATGCCGATCAAGGCCACCCGCGCATTACTCAATGCCGCGCTCGACGGGTCGCTCAACGACGCCGAATTCCGCAAGGACCCCAACTTCGGTTTCGAAGTGCCGGTTGCGGTCGCGGGCGTCGATACGGGCATTCTCGACCCGCGCTCGACCTGGGCGGACAAGGACGAGTACGACCGCACCGCCAGCAAGCTGGTGCAGCTTTTCGTCGACAATTTCGAACCATTTGCAGCGCATGTCGACCAGGGCGTGCGCGACGCGGCGCCGAGCAAGTCGGTCGCTGCCTGA
- a CDS encoding FAD-dependent oxidoreductase, which yields MEALGENLETMPRVPLADHHVAALHRLGRIRTYAEGEVVVEAGDPMDSFVYVLDGEIEVVDPRSRNRLMESSIGPTQFMGEIAFLNAGANILPMRAAKPTRTLEVPRQAMLDLMARVPELSDHVIGVFSARRRRQFELKNSAVKLIGADRDAAVQKVEQFLSRNRIPFESLDLDGSDNETLAACNLTGHRPSVILGQDHMLDDPTPRKVAQYLHLDLDVCCETLYDLLIVGGGPAGVAASVYAGSEGLCALTIEDTAIGGQAGTSSRIENYMGFPTGISGADLVYRGQIQAMKFGTRFAMPRSVEGLVRRSDGTFCAQLDDGDEVCAKAVLVATGVQYRRLPLDRLEAFEGAGIFYAATDMEARFCHNTEAVVVGGGNSAGQAAMYLSRTATCVHVVVRGNSLAASMSNYLTQRLEADPAIKIHYDTEITDLHGDSHLEAVTFTTPTGERVIDTRALFVMIGAAPNTGWLSGLVETDDRGFVKTGAQVGRERPYETATDGVFAVGDVRSGSVKRVASAVGEGSVVVSRIWSYLDRLAVPASTV from the coding sequence ATGGAAGCATTGGGCGAAAATCTCGAGACCATGCCGCGCGTGCCGCTGGCCGACCACCATGTCGCCGCGTTGCACCGGCTGGGCCGGATCAGGACCTATGCCGAGGGCGAAGTGGTGGTCGAGGCGGGCGATCCGATGGACAGCTTCGTCTATGTCCTCGACGGCGAAATCGAGGTGGTCGATCCGCGCTCGCGCAACCGGCTGATGGAAAGCTCGATCGGCCCAACGCAGTTCATGGGCGAGATTGCCTTCCTCAACGCAGGGGCGAACATCCTTCCGATGCGCGCGGCCAAGCCGACCCGTACGCTCGAAGTCCCGCGTCAGGCGATGCTCGACCTGATGGCGCGCGTGCCCGAATTGTCGGACCATGTCATCGGCGTGTTTTCCGCCCGGCGGCGGCGGCAGTTCGAGCTGAAGAACAGCGCGGTCAAGCTGATCGGCGCAGACCGCGACGCGGCGGTGCAGAAGGTCGAACAGTTCCTCAGTCGCAACCGCATCCCGTTCGAAAGCCTCGATCTCGACGGAAGCGACAATGAAACACTGGCTGCCTGCAACCTTACCGGTCACCGCCCCAGCGTCATCCTGGGCCAGGACCACATGCTCGACGACCCCACTCCGCGCAAGGTGGCGCAATATCTGCATCTCGATTTGGATGTCTGCTGCGAGACGCTTTACGACCTGCTGATCGTCGGCGGCGGCCCCGCAGGTGTGGCAGCATCGGTCTATGCAGGTAGCGAAGGGCTGTGCGCGCTGACAATCGAAGACACCGCGATTGGCGGGCAGGCGGGTACCAGCAGCCGGATCGAGAATTACATGGGCTTTCCCACCGGGATCAGCGGGGCCGACCTGGTCTATCGCGGGCAGATCCAGGCAATGAAATTCGGCACGCGCTTCGCCATGCCGCGCAGCGTCGAGGGGCTGGTCCGGCGCAGCGACGGGACGTTTTGCGCCCAACTGGACGATGGCGACGAGGTTTGCGCCAAAGCAGTGCTGGTCGCCACCGGGGTGCAATACCGCCGCCTGCCGCTCGACCGGCTGGAGGCGTTCGAAGGCGCGGGGATATTCTATGCCGCGACCGATATGGAGGCGCGTTTCTGCCACAACACCGAAGCGGTAGTGGTTGGCGGCGGCAATTCGGCGGGGCAGGCGGCAATGTATCTCAGCCGCACCGCGACCTGTGTCCACGTTGTCGTCCGCGGCAACAGCCTCGCCGCGTCGATGTCGAATTATCTCACGCAGCGGCTGGAAGCCGACCCGGCGATAAAGATCCACTACGACACCGAGATCACCGATCTGCATGGCGATAGCCATCTCGAAGCCGTGACCTTCACCACCCCCACGGGCGAGCGCGTGATCGACACGCGCGCGCTGTTCGTGATGATCGGTGCCGCGCCCAATACCGGCTGGCTGTCGGGACTCGTCGAGACCGATGACCGCGGCTTCGTGAAGACCGGCGCGCAGGTCGGGCGCGAAAGGCCGTACGAAACCGCCACCGACGGCGTCTTTGCTGTCGGCGACGTGCGCTCGGGATCGGTCAAGCGTGTCGCCAGCGCGGTTGGCGAAGGCTCGGTCGTGGTGAGCCGTATCTGGAGCTATCTCGACCGGCTGGCAGTACCCGCCAGCACGGTCTGA
- a CDS encoding DUF885 domain-containing protein — MTQTTTAITRRQALAGLGATSALALSGCAATARPEAIARAQAIGAQRLLEVVGYNLLAHEPERATALGVDTGRYYDLRGKLEDQSPAGQAAYAATLRQDLERVRAQPRDGLDSATVTSLDVVESAYELALDGFALPYGDTPVGNWRTAPYVVIQNVGEYLALPRFMQSNHKVEHGDAADAYIERMEAMPSTFDGELARIRQARGMGVVPPAFLLDKALRQMEQTIASTGKGELFADDLRAKLRAAGMPESHANRALALESGPIAEALTRQLEELRAERAVASDAPGISARPHGEEFYAWALRSSTTTRLSADEVHRQGLEELETLHARMDPILRGIGYTSGSVGERMQALAADPRYKFAEGDPGRAEIMDFIAERVEWIKAQMPRAFNTLVDPNMEVRRIPPAEEVGAPGAYGGAGSKDGSIPGRFWINLRSTDLHRKYDLADLTYHETIPGHVWEGEYSNRLPLIRSILAFNPFSEGWALYGEQIADELGAYEDFEVGKLGYLQSLAFRACRMVVDTGLHAKGWSRAKAVDFFVTRNGSKPAEVESEVDRYCSWPGQATGYKLGHSRIVDQRARAQAALGSAYDFKAFNDAVVLGGNVPMDVLEKNVGRYIARAGA, encoded by the coding sequence ATGACCCAGACCACCACCGCCATCACCCGCCGCCAGGCCCTCGCCGGCCTTGGCGCGACCTCCGCCCTTGCCCTCTCGGGATGCGCCGCCACTGCGCGGCCCGAGGCGATCGCCCGCGCGCAGGCGATCGGTGCGCAGCGCCTGCTCGAAGTGGTCGGCTACAATCTGCTGGCGCACGAGCCCGAACGGGCGACCGCGCTGGGGGTGGATACCGGCCGGTATTACGATCTGCGCGGCAAGCTCGAAGACCAGTCGCCCGCGGGCCAGGCCGCTTATGCCGCGACGCTCAGGCAGGATCTTGAGCGGGTACGCGCGCAGCCGCGCGATGGTCTCGACAGCGCGACGGTGACCAGCCTTGATGTCGTCGAAAGCGCCTATGAACTCGCGCTCGACGGCTTTGCGCTGCCCTATGGCGATACGCCGGTCGGAAATTGGCGCACCGCGCCCTATGTGGTGATCCAGAACGTCGGCGAATATCTCGCCCTGCCGCGCTTCATGCAGTCGAACCACAAGGTCGAGCATGGCGACGCTGCCGACGCCTATATCGAACGCATGGAAGCGATGCCCTCCACGTTCGATGGCGAGCTGGCGCGGATTCGCCAGGCGCGCGGCATGGGGGTGGTCCCGCCCGCCTTCCTGCTCGACAAGGCGCTGAGGCAGATGGAACAGACCATCGCCAGCACGGGCAAGGGCGAGTTGTTCGCCGACGACCTGCGCGCCAAGCTGCGGGCCGCGGGCATGCCCGAGAGCCACGCCAATCGCGCGCTGGCACTGGAAAGCGGGCCGATCGCCGAAGCGCTGACCCGCCAGCTCGAGGAATTGCGCGCCGAACGCGCGGTCGCCAGCGATGCGCCGGGTATTTCCGCGCGCCCACACGGCGAGGAATTCTATGCCTGGGCGCTGCGTTCGAGCACGACCACACGCCTGTCCGCCGACGAGGTTCACCGGCAGGGCCTCGAGGAACTCGAAACGCTGCATGCGCGTATGGACCCGATCCTGCGCGGCATCGGCTATACCAGCGGTTCGGTGGGCGAACGCATGCAGGCGCTGGCTGCCGACCCGCGCTACAAATTCGCCGAGGGCGATCCGGGCCGCGCCGAGATCATGGACTTCATCGCCGAGCGGGTCGAGTGGATCAAGGCGCAGATGCCGCGCGCCTTCAACACGCTGGTCGATCCGAACATGGAGGTGCGCCGTATCCCGCCCGCCGAGGAAGTCGGTGCGCCAGGTGCCTATGGCGGCGCGGGCAGCAAGGACGGCAGCATCCCCGGCCGCTTCTGGATCAATCTGCGCAGCACCGATCTGCACCGCAAATACGATCTCGCCGATCTCACCTATCACGAGACGATCCCCGGCCACGTCTGGGAAGGCGAATATTCGAACCGGCTGCCGCTGATTCGCTCGATTCTCGCCTTCAATCCCTTCAGCGAAGGCTGGGCGCTCTATGGCGAGCAGATCGCCGACGAACTGGGCGCCTATGAGGATTTCGAAGTCGGCAAGCTGGGTTATCTGCAAAGCTTGGCCTTCCGCGCCTGCCGGATGGTGGTGGACACGGGCCTGCACGCCAAGGGCTGGAGCCGCGCGAAGGCAGTCGATTTCTTCGTCACGCGCAATGGCAGCAAGCCCGCGGAGGTCGAGAGCGAAGTCGATCGCTATTGCAGCTGGCCGGGCCAGGCGACCGGCTACAAGCTGGGCCACAGCCGGATCGTCGACCAGCGCGCGCGGGCACAGGCGGCGCTGGGATCAGCCTATGACTTCAAGGCATTCAACGACGCGGTGGTGCTGGGCGGCAATGTCCCGATGGATGTGCTGGAAAAGAACGTCGGCCGCTATATCGCAAGGGCGGGCGCATGA
- a CDS encoding DUF3597 domain-containing protein, which translates to MSIFGKIKDAVFGKKAEAQDTPKPAPKPTGNAWADAPVVEQKARPVVDIENNLDNMPGADTLNWRTSIVDLMKLIGVDSDYESRKALAVEMGREDYAGSAEDNIWLHRRVMNELAANGGKVPPEFLD; encoded by the coding sequence ATGAGCATTTTCGGCAAGATCAAGGACGCGGTATTCGGCAAGAAGGCCGAAGCGCAGGACACCCCGAAGCCCGCGCCCAAGCCGACCGGGAATGCCTGGGCCGATGCCCCGGTGGTCGAACAGAAGGCCAGGCCGGTGGTCGATATCGAGAACAATCTCGACAATATGCCCGGCGCCGACACGCTCAACTGGCGCACCTCCATCGTCGATCTGATGAAGCTGATCGGGGTCGATTCCGATTACGAAAGCCGCAAGGCGCTCGCCGTCGAGATGGGCCGCGAGGATTATGCCGGCAGCGCCGAGGACAATATCTGGCTGCACCGCCGCGTCATGAACGAGTTGGCCGCCAATGGCGGCAAGGTCCCGCCCGAATTCCTCGATTGA
- a CDS encoding TonB family protein, with protein sequence MSYTDQTRGPSPASMAAVIGVHAAIGAILVAGLTVSGTVPDIITPIDATNIPIEPPPPPPKPPEQVQPTPRDTAQPVPKPPVPPIDITNTASTRLKPPPMPTFPPVDFPYGKEAAKPEPISSFTPVGAKPRNDPAAWLSTDDYRPSWVRRELTGLARFRLEIAANGRVTDCTVTGSTGHGVLDTATCKLVTQRARFEPARSGTGEAVASTYSGAVLWQLPE encoded by the coding sequence ATGTCCTATACCGACCAGACCCGCGGGCCCTCGCCCGCCAGCATGGCGGCGGTGATCGGGGTTCACGCCGCCATCGGCGCTATTCTTGTCGCCGGGCTCACCGTGAGCGGTACGGTGCCCGATATCATCACGCCGATCGACGCGACCAATATCCCGATCGAACCGCCCCCGCCTCCGCCCAAGCCCCCCGAACAGGTGCAGCCGACCCCCCGCGACACTGCCCAGCCAGTTCCGAAACCGCCGGTGCCCCCGATCGACATCACGAACACTGCGTCGACCCGGCTCAAACCGCCGCCCATGCCGACCTTCCCACCTGTGGATTTTCCATATGGCAAGGAAGCCGCCAAGCCCGAACCGATCAGCAGCTTCACCCCGGTCGGGGCCAAGCCGAGAAACGATCCGGCGGCGTGGCTATCGACCGATGATTATCGCCCGAGCTGGGTCAGGCGCGAACTGACCGGCCTGGCGCGGTTCCGGCTCGAGATTGCCGCGAACGGACGCGTTACCGATTGCACCGTCACCGGTTCGACCGGCCATGGCGTGCTCGATACGGCGACCTGCAAGCTGGTCACGCAGCGTGCGCGGTTCGAACCCGCGCGCAGCGGGACGGGCGAAGCGGTGGCAAGCACCTACTCGGGCGCAGTGCTCTGGCAACTGCCCGAATAG